Genomic segment of Eupeodes corollae chromosome 2, idEupCoro1.1, whole genome shotgun sequence:
GTTTAAGTACCTATCTCTCTCTTGTTAAAGCCTTAACTTAATAGGGTTCACCTGTCAGATAATAGATACAGAAGATATGTTTTTGTACAACACTCAGACACAGCTGTTTTAGGttgatattagttttagtttttttttcataaaggtTTTGCTAGGTACATTTTGAgctagaaaatataataaagagaaatacaaatattaaattctttCTTATTAAAATTGAGAACTAAGACTGTGTAAAAACCTTTAAGCcttgaaaatgttcaatttaggcaattgcaattttataaaaatgaacgcCATATTTTTAAGTTGGCACAAGATTTAAAACATATCCTTAGTTTTTTACGTTGAAGAACAAGctgaacaaataaatatatgtcAGCAAGGATATTTTACGAATGGAAAATAATCCATTCATAGAAAAAAGCGACGTTCCTAACATTTGATGTAAACTTTTAAGataacaaaagtgacagttttttcaaaaacaatattcaataagaggtttcttTATGATGATGTGATGCaactaaaacttataaaactGGTTGacaaggttttatttttgacaatcaAATAACACTTTTCCAATTGGTTTTGATTgccttaatggctgaaacacaaacacgcttcagcttcggcttcgcctgacgtttacgagttcagccataggaattcaatgcatgctatcacaatggagcttcgacctcacgtttcgtttgacaaccGTAAGGAAAAAAACGTAATGTAAAGTAATGTGACtgcaaacggaagctctagtgcacctgtaaaaaaatgtcaacaaacaaaatatttgctctttggagggatgaaataatagaaatgtcattcaaagcaacctcgaaatCCGACTCTAAAATTACTTTCATTACgtaaggtttttgagatattccttttaaaagttcaaaaaacacatacataaggggtttttgaagttttttttcattgagtagcttttttcaattaaataagcGATCTTaatcaaaatctaaaaactcttttttcaatattcgcTTGAAGTATACATAGTCCTtcatcaaattttcgaaaaatcttcataagttgcagctgtcttacaaaaatctgaaagaaaccctaaaccatttatgctaaaatggttttcaacagaaaaagtcaaaacagtatggaaattaacttttattaaaatttgaaataaaggaTAAGTAGATATTCTTAAgtcaactattttttaaatacaagttCTTAGACACTCTTTTCTAAGTGATTTAGCCAAATCATTATATTTTACAGGTTAATGAAAACTATCGtcgtaattaatttaattcaaatctcggAATTACTTGTTGTGTTTTGAAtataaagttaataaatttataaaattccgaGTATGTACGTAGTCATACTTAAAAACTTGACTTCAGAACAATTGTGCACATTTCCAATACCTCCTAGAATTATGCAACATAATTTATGTTGAATACTTAAATTCTTCCGCGCCTAGAAACAAAATGCACAAAACATAATCTTCAAAGTCATTTATTCGGTACAAAAATACTTTACTTAAGCATTATGAAGCcgcaatttttgaattttaaactcaacagtctttttcaaataaacaaagaacTACACTGGAcagcttattattatttttctaaagcaaATTATATCCAATCTTGAAATACTTATGCTGACCAGTGTTATTTACATTATCTCTAAGACTATCCATACAAAATTGATGgaactttttggaaaatcccAATTAAATTGAGCTTGATAATAATTAATCCACCTAACtagaaatatttaacaaaacaaaaaatataaatattattataaagaacaattatttaatttcttcagttgtttgTTGTATTACTACTGcttcgttttcttcttcttcttcatataCTTTTTCAcgtttcttcttttgtttataaaaatcttctAAGAACCATGCAATGACGACCATGAAGCACATCGCATTCATCCAATGGAGTGTAAATGTGTAATTAGTTGCATCCCTCACAAGaccttaaaaatgataaaaattaggAGAAAATTATTGAGGCGGAAAATTTGgttctttaaaaattctatgaGCTTTAAGATTTCGTattaagacattttaaaatctgCTTACAATGggcatttgaaatatttcatgGTATTAaacaccttttttgaaattatgaaaagaAGTTTTGAGCGGCAGATTCAAACTCCAATTTTCTTGGAATTTAgcagaaattgaaatttaataatctaaaacataaaaaaacgaaaattggaACCATTTTTATAAGGCTTCTAATTTTTGTacagttttgaaataattaaatttaaatatgtatagtCGCTCTAAAAGTAGTAGCAGACAGAATTACAATTCGAAACGtataaaattcaacattttcggaccaaattatacaaaactaaacactattttaaatttgtggagaaacttaattttaagaaaGCTGTCAAAGTTAATGACATTAAAATCATGTAAATTTAAATCTGGGCTCACGAAATTTGGAATAGAAATTTTTATGTCAAAgaactaaatattattttctataattttgaaacattcttaattttggtcaaaagttgaaggacaatatttaaaatacttcatttttaaacaattgacTAAATTATGCGTAACCTAATATGTGTCATGATCATGATACGaattaaaaattactgattaaaaaataaactttaccaATTATTGGTCCACAAGTCAATGTAAATACTCCTGACAAGAGTAACTGCAATCCAGCTGCAGCAGGAAGTCTCTTCAGCGGCACATATCCAGGAATTATAAGATTCCAAAAGACAACTCTCATTGCCTTACTCAAACCCATCCAACCGAATGCGATCAAAACCACCGTAAAATTTCTACTATGAGCCACAATAGCTCTCCCAAAAGCCATTCCCACAATACCGGCCAAAAAGAAGACCTTATTGTCAAATTTCATCTTCGCCGTTATGAAAGGTATCAAAAACCGTATTGCCATATCACACGCCGCCAACATTGACATAGCGGCAGCAATTTGGCTATTATCAAATCCAAAGTCATTCAATATGAACGGCGTCAAAATGGCGAAATTGATTTCAGTGAAACTTATTACAGTCAAACCCACAGCCAGATTGACGAATGTGAAATCTCTCAAAAGATCGAGATCGAAGAATATCGAAATTCTCTCGAAGATGGAAAGTTTCTTTTCCTGCTGTTTATCGTCATCATCCTGCTCTTCGGGAGACTTTTCCAGGAACTGTTTTTCCTCTGGGAGAGGAAGTTCTCTGAGTGGCTCCATCAGAGGTTTGCTCATTGAAATTGAGAGCTTTGGAGTCCTCGGCCTTATTGCTGGTGTGTTAGCCGGGGTACCATCATTGATCTTGTAACTTACTACAGTCCCCACCGAACTATGACGTCTTCCCAATCTTTCCAGAGTATTCTTCGAGCCATACCATCCGTCGTTTGCTCTTGCCATCATAGGCGTTTCAGGATCAGCTGCATGATCGAGTATCTGATGGTGATCAAGCTCGATATCTGACATCTTTCGCCCAGCCTCGAGATTTACCTTGGGTTTTTTCACATGCCATTTGACAGGTTGGTAAATGCACGCACAAGCCAGATTATGAAGCGATATACCACTGTAGAATAGAACAGCTCCAGAAACACTATATTCTGTCATAAGGAATGTAGAGAGGTACGGCAGACCGATGGGCCCCAGGCCAGCTACGGTGAACTGATACGCAGTAGCAGCtcgtctttttattttgaaatatgtgtTGACAGCTAACGAAGACGATGAAACCATAAGACCACGTCCAATGCCTGCAGAAATAATGgaagaagttttgttttttttttttaatatgagaactACAAACGAATTTATCTTACTTACCATAAATTACGGAAATGGTCAAAAGGTATAAAATAAAGGAGTCAGCTAGGACTGTTCCGGATAGACCAATAAATATTAAGAACGCCCCAGTTATAGCACATTGTCGGTAAGAAAAACGTCGAAACAATGGACCATTGAAGAGACCTGAAATGAAAAGCGTTTTTAACAAGTaccttaaacaaaaatcttatgtcaagaaaaaaaactcGAATCATATTCATTGAACTTAAATGTTTgtactttttagtaaaagtaTTTATGATGATTTAATAACTAAGGCACCGTGCACAAGtgcagtttttgttttgatgactTAAGTGAAAGATCACCTTAAAAACAATATGCAAGAACTCGTAATAAAAATTGGGATGATCGTTTGAAATCTGTTACACCCACAATTATTTGTAatgtcttatgtttttttttaattttttgtttaacctgTGGTAAAGTAGATGGCATTCGAATTAATATGTTTAAAAGACATAAtaagttggatttttaaatcACGCCATAATACCGTGTGAACTACTATGGACGGCCTTTGCTTCACAGatataaattcataaattgTACGCATGACTTACTTTAgcaaaagttattaatttaaaaactccgtattttttattatattaaataattaattgttaTGATAACCATAGCTGATGTCATCATTGTGATCTTAgattactaaaaaaattaaattattctttttaccTGTACATGCAGATACAGCTTGTTGTGTATTAATTATAGTTGTCATCTGTGAACTACTTATTCCTATTTCCTTAAATCTATCTCTAAATAATATGCCAAATTGCTGCATTATTGGAAATGTGACTAACTGAAATTAGAAGAtggaaataataagaaaatataataacaaaaaaagaataaagacaAATTCCAAAATACCTagcaatatattaaaaaaaatacatttattaacaCTCCGGTTCACATGATAAGGGATACATAAataggaaatacaaaaaagaaaagacttcaacaaaacatttaaagtgtGACTGTTCACCTAAGCGTaccatttatttaaatgttttgccgttttaaattaaaatacaaattaagcaattatatattttgtttttgattttattttaatattgaaaacaattttctatcACAGAAAGATTTGATTTcagaaaacaattcaaaaacaaaagtattcatttttattacaactTAAGGTAAAGGTAAAGTTTTCAGTTTTGGAACACTCTGAAGACACAGAAAGACGTCGGGAACATAAACttttagttttgcaaaaaaaacttaagtaaaacaacatttaaaaaagttgtaagggATTCAAGCTGAAACGAGTTAGAATTTGGCCTTCCTGCTGTAACTTATTCCAGTCTATCCTGTCTGCCAATTAcccgaaataattttgaaaacacaatTTCACACACAACACAATTTCTTCTTATAATTACAGGTCAAAAATCAATCTTTGGTATTTTCTTATAGGTTTAGGAATTTagaaatcaaaatttgtgttcttcGTAGCAtacaattattaacttcccaaaggaagttattgtaattggtccgatttgttgaactgaaaattttgacatttctcgacgtttaaaggcCCCTAGAGTCCAAGAAAAATGTTGTTAgagagatgtttgtgcgtgcgtgtgtgctGTTTGGGAATTTTTTTCATTGTAGAAAGCTCAGGAACCAGTAGAGACATCGACTTCGTATAGGTTTTGTGGTACAAATAATAGTACAGAATGATGcagaaaagacttttaaaaaattgagtttatattttttttgtaccatatacatatttatattatttattgtaacgtaataccaggCAAgtgtatttttagaaaataaagtccaactaacgcctatttttataaattaaaaaactatactataaaaaaaattaaaacctacaaaaaaaacattactaaaactttgaaagaatttactttcgaatcaaaattgtatctcacagaaaacattgttttcaaaatttaataaatcttatatatataaaagaaagtcgcGCTTGTTACAACACTTATAACTCGAGAACGACTGCACCGATTGCcatggtttttgatttgttggatttttttccgtCCCGAATAAAAGAATAcatcttaaaaacaatgaaaactcGATATGTGTAATGAATACTTAATCATTTCAATAGATGCTGATTTGTTTATTACATGTCAAACATTTGTTATCCAATCCTATCAAATAgtgtaaaaactatttttttttggagcttATGGCCTCGTTGCTGAGACCTTTAAgccacaactttattttttgctgAAAACATCATGTGTGCGTtcagaaatgtatttttgtaaaatatataccAAGTTCAGGTActctttatttgtttgttttagacattaatttttgaaaattatttattaattatttaatttttaattctcgAAAATTGTCCTTTTATAGGTTGTCTATGATTTTTCTTGATAAGCTATTCATACGTAGTGGTTATATACTCTTTGAGCTATTGTCTATGTCTCGAAAGTTCAAGCACTGTTATTATATTAGGTGATTTTATGCGAGTgcacattttaataacaatgcCCCGTCCTACAAGATCTAATCTTTCCCAGCGAAGCCGTAATGCAATTAGGCAACGGAGTATGGTGAGTCAATTATCTGATGGAGAACTAGAAATTGCACGAGAACAGCACCCCGTTAGTATTGATCAAAGAAGGGCTTTATTTCGTGCTTATCAAACACAAGAGCAAAGAGAGGCAGCCCGTGAAACGGCTAGGTTAGAAACGAGAAATCGTCGAGCTTATCGTATAGGAATAATCTTCAAAGTGCAAGAAGAAATGGTTCAAGTATTGATTTGAATCGAGCAGCGTTTCTGTATGATTGCACCATCGACTACAGCTTGCATCGTTTAGTTTGCATTGGTCCAATGGACGTTGTTTGCCAGCACTGCTCAAGCATTGAAGTTTGCTGGTGAAACGCCTGTTTGTGCTGCCTTAGTGGTAAAGTGAAATTGCCATTATTGGTCCCGCCACCGGAGCCATTATGTTCCCAGCTTTATGACGAAACACTAAAATCACGACATATTCTAGCGAATACTCAAAAATACAATGTCTGTTTCCAAATGACTTCATTTGGGGCTGAAATACTCGAAGAACACGGATATAATCCATCCGACATTTAAGGTAATTtacgttaaaaactttattttctatcattgtaaaaaaaatctgaagTGTAGTTTGTtagatttctgtatttgtctctgaaataaaaatggcatgtttttatttgaaaaaaaagtgtttgtaaaaaaagtgtttgtATATCTAACTATAACTATGGTTGTGACTTAACAGATTCAAGGCCAGATTTTCCATTGCATTGGATCATTGCAACCTATAGAAGATGCACAGCATAAATTCTTGCAAATATACTTCATGGAAGAACAACTTGACCGGCGTCAAGGGATCAACACAGCTATAAAAAGAGCAATTATCCAGGATCTGCAGGATATGCTTTATGAAAATCATGCATTGGTCAGGCTGTTCAAGACTGCTTTAGAGCGCATGCCAAGTGATGACTATAAAGTTGTGATCAGAGCAGATAAACGACCAGCTGGAACACATGAACGTACATTTAATGTAAAAACTTGGAAACACGTGATATTGTACTTACACGACACAATACTGGGCAAACTACAAAGAATATATGAAACACACCGTTCATATGACGCGTTACAATACCCGCTGATGTGTTGGTAAGGAGATCACTTTCATATCAAAATGATTAATCCATTGAATATTAAGATCAATACAATGGCGGATCCacgggggggtcgtaggggtcatgacccccccctgggagataatttgtttgctttttcgtaagaattcccttcaattcaaaactaatcgtattgcgtcaatggatatgacccccattatattttgaattatttatttttttctatatgaaaacaacatttgtattttacttccttaaactttgttgctaaaggtactacttttgactggagATTGGACCAGGTACAAAATTAGAAtaggatattcagccctattccaaaaacacagcacaaattcatcaacttttgaccaattgacgatccagggggggggtcatatgagccaaaaagcttaaacagttaagttgtataagtaaagatttcatttaaagatttattagtaatttgacgacatttatcaaaaattggtttgctgtcaaaaacaactcaaatttttattttctctcaatttagaacttgataaaaaactttagtcatgctttaaattattttcataagaaatgtttctaagaaaaagagcaattattcaagttcttaagaagaaaccttgaataagagatcatcaattttatgttaagttgcctttgaattcttACGCTATCCTTCaactttattattacattttttggacACAcgtaaatagtgattattgaagtgatttttactgcgacatataggaactatatagcaagttttgcataagtaaacaatttcaaactagagtttttattcaaatatgacattacgacggtagagaagtcgaaaaaagtgggtacctagattccttccgtctgtctgtcttttctgacccctacagtccaaacaagtTCTGATTGCAATTTAGACATTCAGCTGATTAGTGTAgggagtttttatcatttcattaatacaaaaaataacagcagtccccacacaaattttttggttcaaacatgtgaATTTTCtgaaactttctcaaaattgtctgtacttaatttggcttctttctacaacaaaaacatattttcgtattgctgcagaagggtacccctcaaaaaaatctttattgtcTCTAGAACTAATGGAagaatcatttcaaaattcttctctttctctaagctattgtattttagctcttaaatatggcatatttagacaaccGTTCGAATCTTGAAAtgctttctaaataattt
This window contains:
- the LOC129945427 gene encoding uncharacterized protein LOC129945427 gives rise to the protein MNENDKKQNIDHTRIPLKLDIHKANSVPKPPRLKPAKKKKRRDKSDLGENFIAPDGGWGWLVAFASGICILVTFPIMQQFGILFRDRFKEIGISSSQMTTIINTQQAVSACTGLFNGPLFRRFSYRQCAITGAFLIFIGLSGTVLADSFILYLLTISVIYGIGRGLMVSSSSLAVNTYFKIKRRAATAYQFTVAGLGPIGLPYLSTFLMTEYSVSGAVLFYSGISLHNLACACIYQPVKWHVKKPKVNLEAGRKMSDIELDHHQILDHAADPETPMMARANDGWYGSKNTLERLGRRHSSVGTVVSYKINDGTPANTPAIRPRTPKLSISMSKPLMEPLRELPLPEEKQFLEKSPEEQDDDDKQQEKKLSIFERISIFFDLDLLRDFTFVNLAVGLTVISFTEINFAILTPFILNDFGFDNSQIAAAMSMLAACDMAIRFLIPFITAKMKFDNKVFFLAGIVGMAFGRAIVAHSRNFTVVLIAFGWMGLSKAMRVVFWNLIIPGYVPLKRLPAAAGLQLLLSGVFTLTCGPIIGLVRDATNYTFTLHWMNAMCFMVVIAWFLEDFYKQKKKREKVYEEEEENEAVVIQQTTEEIK